The Thiorhodovibrio litoralis genome includes a window with the following:
- a CDS encoding V-type ATP synthase subunit D: MAQQILRVPPTKNTLLSLKKQTKFLEDGHDLLERKRELLTRLVYERIGEYRQLREQAEAKLKEAYRSLGITHLRMGNRAMHQAALGASPALDINILPRRSLGVEYPSVHAEPLPPKPAGLLGTDASFDATCRQLAEAAAVLANLAEVEIALYRLMEEQRKAQKRVNALKYNIIPLYRRTLHFIQSTLEEEERNTLFQVKILRENAN, translated from the coding sequence ATGGCTCAACAAATCCTCAGGGTTCCGCCGACCAAAAATACGCTGCTGTCGCTCAAGAAGCAGACGAAATTTCTGGAAGACGGCCATGACCTGCTCGAGCGCAAGCGCGAGCTGCTGACCCGCCTGGTCTATGAGCGCATCGGTGAGTATCGCCAATTGCGCGAACAGGCGGAGGCCAAGCTCAAGGAGGCCTATCGTTCGCTCGGTATCACCCACCTGCGCATGGGCAACCGCGCCATGCATCAGGCTGCGCTCGGTGCCAGCCCGGCATTAGACATTAATATCCTGCCGCGGCGCAGCCTGGGGGTGGAGTACCCCTCGGTGCATGCCGAGCCCCTGCCGCCGAAGCCGGCCGGCTTGCTCGGCACGGATGCCAGCTTCGACGCCACTTGCCGCCAACTCGCCGAGGCTGCTGCGGTGCTAGCCAATCTGGCCGAAGTAGAAATCGCGCTTTATCGCCTGATGGAAGAGCAGCGAAAAGCACAAAAGCGGGTTAACGCACTTAAGTACAACATCATTCCACTGTACCGGCGCACCTTGCATTTCATTCAATCCACTCTTGAAGAAGAAGAACGCAACACACTGTTTCAGGTGAAGATTTTACGCGAAAATGCGAATTAG
- a CDS encoding V-type ATP synthase subunit B, with amino-acid sequence MSIKEYRTASQASGGLIVVRETPGIAFGDRVRITDERGETRDGQVIRAADDEVLILVFEGTDDLDLSGIWVRFLDQPVEIALSPELLGREFNGLGEPRDGRPPVLSNLRRAVGGSAINPAARTYPREFIQTGISTIDGLNSLVRGQKLPIFSGSGLPHNRLAAQIVRQAKLKDQDSSFSIVFAAMGVSYADAKFFRDEFASSGVLRNVVMFVNLADDPPVERLTLPRTALTAAEYLAYELDRHVLVVMTDMTYYAEALREVATAKGDVPARKGYPGYLYSDLAEIYERCGRIHNRHGSITMVPVVSMPSDDITHPIPDLTGYITEGQIVLSRELHNQGVYPPVHISPSLSRLMKDGIGKDDTREDHPHVAAQLYALYARALETRNLASIIGADELSERDRRYLKFADDFDKQFVGQGESEDRSIEATLNLAWELMSKFPRDMLTRMSETEVAKYYQGSA; translated from the coding sequence ATGAGTATCAAGGAATACCGCACTGCCAGCCAAGCGAGCGGCGGCCTGATCGTTGTGCGCGAGACCCCTGGGATTGCCTTTGGTGATCGTGTGCGCATCACCGACGAGCGCGGCGAGACGCGCGACGGCCAGGTGATTCGCGCGGCGGATGACGAAGTGTTGATTCTGGTGTTCGAGGGCACCGATGATCTGGACCTGTCTGGCATCTGGGTGCGCTTTCTCGACCAGCCGGTGGAGATCGCCCTGTCGCCGGAGCTGCTCGGGCGCGAGTTTAACGGCCTAGGCGAGCCGCGCGACGGGCGCCCGCCAGTGCTGTCGAACCTGCGCCGCGCGGTCGGTGGCTCGGCCATCAACCCGGCAGCGCGCACCTATCCACGTGAATTCATCCAGACCGGCATTTCCACCATCGACGGGCTGAACTCCCTGGTGCGCGGTCAGAAGCTGCCGATCTTCTCCGGCTCTGGCCTGCCGCATAACCGGCTCGCTGCCCAGATCGTGCGCCAGGCCAAGCTGAAGGATCAGGACTCCAGCTTCTCAATCGTCTTTGCGGCCATGGGCGTGTCCTATGCCGATGCCAAGTTCTTTCGCGACGAATTCGCCAGCTCCGGCGTGCTGCGCAATGTGGTGATGTTCGTCAACCTCGCCGATGATCCACCGGTTGAGCGCCTGACCCTGCCGCGCACCGCGCTGACCGCGGCTGAGTATCTGGCCTACGAACTCGACCGCCATGTGCTGGTGGTGATGACCGACATGACCTACTACGCCGAGGCACTGCGCGAGGTCGCAACCGCCAAGGGCGACGTACCGGCACGTAAAGGCTATCCGGGTTATCTGTATTCCGACCTGGCCGAGATCTACGAGCGCTGCGGGCGTATCCATAACCGCCACGGCTCCATCACCATGGTGCCTGTGGTGTCCATGCCCTCGGATGACATCACCCACCCGATCCCTGACCTGACCGGCTACATCACCGAGGGCCAGATCGTGCTCTCGCGCGAGTTGCACAACCAGGGCGTCTATCCACCGGTGCATATTTCGCCGAGCCTGTCGCGCCTGATGAAAGACGGCATCGGCAAGGACGACACCCGCGAGGATCACCCGCATGTCGCCGCCCAGCTCTATGCCCTCTATGCCCGGGCGCTGGAGACGCGCAACCTGGCCTCCATTATCGGTGCCGATGAGCTGTCCGAACGCGACCGGCGCTATTTGAAATTCGCCGATGACTTCGACAAGCAATTCGTCGGTCAGGGTGAATCCGAAGACCGTTCGATCGAGGCCACGCTCAACCTGGCCTGGGAGCTGATGAGCAAATTCCCGCGCGACATGCTCACGCGTATGTCCGAGACCGAGGTCGCCAAGTACTACCAGGGCTCAGCCTGA
- a CDS encoding V-type ATP synthase subunit A: MTDTQRTGTVREINGPIVTIDLPGVRSGEQVKIGELGLIGEVISLSGQQAVVQTYESTDGVRPGEPATGLGWPLSAELGPGLLGGIFDGVQRPLEKIALESGDYIRRGLALPALDRAKLWEFEPNTTLELGSQIGPGTVLGTVQETETITHKILVPPGIHGELTELAPAGAYDIESTVAQVRGSGVGPGQPGRSHRLSLYHRWPVRRPRPYSKRDDGISPLITGQRVIDSFFPQLKGGKGAVPGPFGAGKTVVQQQVARWSNADIVVYVGCGERGNELVDVLETFPQLEDPYTGRKLMEKTLLVANTSNMPVVAREASIYIGLTMAEYYRDMGYDVVMLADSTSRWAEALREVSGRLGQMPVEEGYPAYLASRLAAVYERAGRVETYDAGSGSVTLIGAVSPPGGDFSEPVTSHTKDIIETFWALSKELADARHYPSIDWVTSFSAHVHTAAEWWHKEVDPAWEQRRAQALGLLARDAELSRIVNLVGPEALSDTQRWELEGASLVKEGVLQQSALDEIDTFCSPQKQFALLDLVLSIYDKGADLIALGVPVSELQNMPQLAKVRRCKSMYNSDQVDSIRALGREAEQAFETIRLEYAKQAEHS; the protein is encoded by the coding sequence ATGACTGACACCCAACGCACCGGCACGGTGCGCGAAATCAACGGCCCCATTGTCACCATCGACCTGCCGGGCGTGCGCAGCGGCGAGCAGGTCAAGATCGGCGAGCTGGGCCTGATCGGCGAGGTCATTTCCTTAAGTGGCCAGCAAGCCGTGGTGCAGACTTACGAAAGCACCGATGGCGTGCGCCCCGGCGAGCCAGCCACTGGCCTTGGCTGGCCGCTGTCGGCGGAGCTGGGGCCCGGGCTGCTCGGCGGCATCTTCGACGGCGTGCAGCGCCCGCTTGAGAAGATCGCGCTGGAATCTGGCGACTACATCCGCCGCGGCCTGGCGCTGCCGGCGCTAGATCGCGCGAAACTTTGGGAGTTCGAGCCCAACACCACTCTGGAGCTTGGCAGCCAGATCGGCCCCGGCACCGTGCTCGGCACGGTCCAGGAAACCGAGACCATCACCCACAAGATACTGGTGCCACCCGGCATTCACGGCGAGCTGACCGAGCTGGCCCCGGCAGGCGCCTATGACATCGAATCCACGGTTGCGCAGGTGCGCGGGTCCGGGGTCGGGCCAGGCCAGCCCGGACGCAGCCATCGCCTGAGCCTCTATCACCGCTGGCCAGTGCGCCGCCCGCGCCCCTACAGCAAACGCGACGATGGCATCTCCCCGCTGATCACCGGTCAACGCGTCATCGACAGCTTCTTCCCGCAGCTTAAAGGTGGCAAGGGTGCGGTGCCCGGGCCCTTCGGCGCCGGCAAGACGGTGGTGCAGCAGCAGGTGGCGCGCTGGTCGAATGCCGACATCGTGGTTTATGTCGGCTGCGGCGAGCGCGGCAATGAGCTGGTCGATGTGCTCGAAACCTTCCCTCAGCTTGAGGACCCCTACACCGGTCGCAAGCTGATGGAAAAGACCCTGCTGGTCGCCAACACCTCCAACATGCCGGTGGTGGCGCGCGAGGCGTCCATCTACATCGGCCTGACCATGGCCGAGTACTATCGTGACATGGGCTATGACGTGGTCATGCTCGCCGACTCCACCAGCCGCTGGGCCGAGGCGCTGCGCGAAGTGTCCGGGCGCCTGGGGCAGATGCCGGTTGAGGAAGGCTACCCGGCCTATCTGGCCTCGCGCCTGGCGGCGGTGTATGAGCGCGCCGGACGGGTCGAGACCTATGACGCCGGCTCCGGGTCGGTCACGCTGATCGGCGCCGTCTCGCCGCCGGGCGGCGACTTCTCCGAGCCGGTCACCAGCCATACCAAGGACATCATCGAAACCTTCTGGGCATTGTCAAAGGAACTGGCCGACGCGCGCCACTATCCGAGCATCGATTGGGTGACCAGCTTCTCGGCCCATGTGCATACCGCCGCCGAGTGGTGGCACAAAGAAGTCGATCCAGCCTGGGAACAGCGCCGCGCGCAAGCATTGGGGTTATTGGCCCGCGATGCCGAGCTCTCGCGCATCGTCAACCTGGTCGGCCCCGAGGCCTTGTCCGACACCCAGCGCTGGGAGCTCGAAGGCGCCTCCCTGGTGAAGGAAGGCGTCCTGCAGCAGAGTGCGCTCGATGAGATTGATACCTTCTGCTCACCACAAAAGCAATTTGCCCTGCTTGATCTGGTGCTGTCGATTTATGACAAGGGCGCTGACTTGATCGCGCTCGGCGTTCCGGTCAGTGAGTTGCAGAACATGCCACAACTGGCCAAGGTGCGCCGCTGCAAATCCATGTACAACAGCGACCAGGTCGATAGCATTCGCGCCCTTGGGCGTGAGGCCGAGCAGGCGTTTGAAACCATCCGACTGGAATACGCCAAACAGGCGGAACACTCATGA
- a CDS encoding V-type ATP synthase subunit E encodes MTQAQDLEQAILARAERLAQEYHNRGQRSRDTILREAADKLRLREEREDSIAKALGERSFRQRVQAQELKMQSDLDRTRWNLVRNVEAQLNERMLAHAEDSNACLTTLSGFIAAAAETIEKSELRVHANARDHKLLESNWEQITAAAPAGTRLELANDPIDTLFGVLVVSADGRIRVDNTFEGRLARLGSRIQQTILERLLPSGFDTGNIFGG; translated from the coding sequence GTGACCCAAGCACAAGATCTGGAACAGGCCATTCTCGCCCGGGCCGAGCGCCTGGCGCAGGAATACCACAACCGCGGTCAACGCAGCCGCGATACCATTCTGCGCGAAGCCGCCGATAAGCTGCGGCTGCGCGAGGAGCGCGAGGACAGCATCGCCAAGGCGCTTGGTGAGCGCAGCTTCCGCCAGCGGGTGCAGGCGCAGGAGCTCAAAATGCAGAGCGACCTCGACCGCACGCGCTGGAACCTGGTGCGCAACGTGGAGGCTCAGCTGAACGAGCGCATGCTCGCGCATGCCGAGGACAGCAACGCCTGCCTGACGACTCTCAGCGGCTTCATCGCCGCGGCAGCCGAGACCATCGAGAAAAGCGAGTTGCGGGTGCATGCCAATGCCCGCGACCACAAGCTGCTGGAGTCCAACTGGGAGCAAATTACCGCCGCCGCCCCTGCCGGCACCCGGCTGGAGCTGGCGAACGATCCGATCGACACGCTGTTTGGCGTGCTGGTGGTCAGCGCCGACGGGCGCATTCGGGTCGACAACACCTTCGAGGGCCGCCTCGCCCGGCTCGGCTCCCGCATTCAGCAGACCATTCTCGAGCGCCTGCTCCCGAGCGGCTTCGATACCGGCAACATCTTCGGTGGCTGA
- a CDS encoding V-type ATP synthase subunit F: MSEAPSVSPQTQMLFLGEQALADGFRLIGFETHPDPSPDEVDQRLRALQRERARAFVIVDEDLMQAEIPALRQVRREGGRIVVIAVPRLQADPRLQSDVAERLSAMFGSSQLH, from the coding sequence ATGAGCGAAGCTCCATCGGTCAGTCCACAAACCCAGATGCTGTTTCTCGGCGAGCAAGCGCTGGCCGATGGTTTTCGGCTGATCGGATTCGAGACCCATCCCGATCCCTCTCCGGACGAGGTCGATCAGCGCCTGCGCGCGCTTCAACGCGAGCGCGCCCGGGCATTTGTGATCGTCGATGAGGACCTGATGCAGGCGGAGATTCCGGCTCTGCGTCAGGTCCGCCGCGAGGGCGGGCGGATCGTGGTCATTGCGGTGCCGCGGCTGCAAGCCGACCCGCGGCTGCAAAGCGATGTCGCTGAGCGCTTGAGCGCGATGTTTGGCAGCTCCCAGCTTCATTAG
- a CDS encoding ATP synthase subunit C: MYWLVVLMSLAIFSLVASGLYLEFRPAQAARMRTWFKPALSTQLLSFFGALIGILVLGIGDAMAETAGATTAAVEISTGMGLAILGVGIPTGLSTIGAGIAVGPIGAASLAAVMERPEALGRSLIFLGLAEGIAIYGLVMSILLLNRI, from the coding sequence ATGTATTGGCTCGTTGTTCTCATGTCGCTTGCCATCTTCTCGTTGGTGGCCAGCGGTTTGTATCTGGAATTCCGACCGGCACAGGCGGCTCGCATGCGCACATGGTTCAAGCCGGCGCTGAGCACCCAACTGTTAAGCTTCTTCGGCGCCCTGATCGGCATTCTGGTACTGGGTATCGGGGACGCCATGGCGGAGACGGCAGGGGCTACCACCGCCGCGGTTGAGATTTCCACCGGCATGGGTCTGGCTATTCTCGGTGTCGGCATCCCGACCGGCCTGTCCACCATTGGCGCGGGAATCGCCGTCGGCCCGATTGGCGCCGCCTCCCTGGCCGCGGTGATGGAGCGCCCGGAAGCACTCGGGCGCAGCCTGATCTTTCTCGGCCTGGCCGAGGGTATTGCCATCTATGGTCTGGTCATGAGTATCCTGTTGCTGAACCGCATCTGA
- a CDS encoding V-type ATP synthase subunit I: MKHVRLMLMTEDLPRASLALAQTEQFHPDSRPPEEQALANLPGRDYRETFAQARSRLDKIARVVELNENPALENLRVIDHDELEALNQKLGALWEEASHFEESFRGIDEQERVLREQEAALANFANLQVDLGALKRKTRFLDFYIGLVPRVNVSRLEGSVALAGHLLLNYMQRDNHAHVIIIGPSGERENQLGSVLGSAGFQALPIPEGITDKAPEELEADFRTRHLSLEEQRAKLQQELADWRTAHRTPLLDAQRALLLAEPLVTLDPSIHGVKSLAVLCGWVPARALEALRDGLQHHLQLPFALEERNPTAKERPLVPTVPTHNRVLAPFSTLVKQYGVPQYGEIDPTPLFALTFLLMFGMMFGDVGHGAVIALAAYLARDKLKNFAAFGIAAGVSSMLFGFVFGSIFGVEHWLPALWMAPLEDPIVMLEVALVWGIVFIIAACSLGIYNRFAVGNLEGALLAPHGLVNLLFYLGFLAGGWNLATAGGFGLWPGLIVLGSLATLAVHQWRHLSGPTGEKILVVAIETLDTVIVYLSNTLSFLRVSAFSLNHAALAIAIFTLADMLGTFGTILTLILGNLFILVLEGGIVMIQVMRLQYYEGFSRYFSGDGHEFAPLRLRLGGTPGKS, encoded by the coding sequence ATGAAGCATGTGCGCCTGATGCTGATGACGGAAGATCTGCCGCGCGCCTCGCTGGCACTGGCGCAGACCGAGCAGTTCCATCCCGACAGCCGCCCGCCCGAGGAGCAGGCGCTGGCCAACCTGCCTGGGCGCGACTACCGCGAAACCTTTGCCCAGGCGCGCTCGCGCCTGGACAAGATCGCCCGCGTGGTGGAGCTTAACGAAAACCCGGCGCTTGAGAACCTGCGCGTCATCGACCATGACGAGCTCGAGGCACTCAACCAAAAGCTCGGCGCGCTGTGGGAAGAGGCGTCGCATTTCGAAGAATCCTTCCGCGGCATCGATGAGCAGGAGCGGGTGCTGCGCGAGCAGGAAGCCGCGCTCGCCAACTTCGCCAACCTCCAGGTCGATCTCGGCGCGCTCAAGCGCAAGACGCGCTTTCTCGATTTCTACATCGGCCTGGTCCCGCGGGTGAATGTGAGCCGGCTCGAAGGCTCGGTCGCCCTGGCCGGGCACCTGCTGCTCAATTACATGCAGCGCGACAACCACGCCCATGTGATCATCATCGGCCCCAGCGGCGAGCGCGAGAACCAGCTGGGCTCGGTGCTGGGCTCGGCTGGCTTTCAGGCGCTGCCAATTCCGGAGGGCATCACCGACAAGGCCCCGGAGGAGTTGGAGGCCGACTTCCGTACCCGCCACCTCAGCCTGGAGGAGCAGCGAGCCAAGCTGCAACAAGAACTGGCCGACTGGCGCACCGCCCATCGCACGCCGTTGCTGGACGCGCAGCGGGCACTGCTGCTGGCCGAGCCCCTGGTGACACTCGATCCGTCCATCCATGGGGTGAAAAGTCTCGCGGTGCTATGCGGCTGGGTACCGGCGCGCGCGCTTGAGGCGCTGCGCGATGGCCTGCAACATCATCTGCAACTGCCCTTTGCCCTCGAGGAGCGCAACCCGACCGCCAAGGAGCGCCCGCTGGTGCCAACGGTGCCGACCCACAACCGCGTGCTCGCGCCCTTCTCGACCCTGGTCAAACAATACGGCGTGCCGCAGTACGGTGAGATCGACCCCACGCCACTGTTTGCGCTGACCTTCCTGCTGATGTTCGGCATGATGTTCGGCGATGTCGGCCATGGCGCAGTGATCGCGCTGGCTGCCTACCTGGCGCGCGACAAGCTCAAAAACTTCGCCGCATTCGGCATCGCGGCCGGCGTGTCCTCAATGCTGTTCGGCTTTGTTTTCGGCAGCATCTTCGGCGTCGAGCACTGGCTGCCGGCGCTGTGGATGGCGCCGCTTGAGGACCCGATCGTCATGCTTGAGGTCGCGCTAGTCTGGGGTATTGTGTTCATCATCGCCGCCTGTTCGCTCGGCATTTACAACCGTTTCGCGGTCGGCAACCTTGAGGGCGCGCTACTCGCACCACATGGGCTGGTCAATTTATTGTTCTACCTCGGCTTTCTGGCCGGCGGCTGGAATCTCGCGACCGCCGGCGGCTTCGGTCTCTGGCCCGGGCTGATCGTGCTCGGCTCGCTCGCGACCCTGGCGGTGCACCAATGGCGGCATCTCAGCGGTCCGACCGGCGAGAAGATCCTGGTCGTCGCCATCGAGACGCTCGACACCGTCATCGTCTATCTGTCCAATACCCTCTCGTTCCTGCGTGTCTCGGCCTTCAGCCTCAACCATGCCGCGCTGGCGATTGCCATCTTCACGCTGGCTGACATGCTCGGCACCTTTGGTACCATACTCACGTTAATTCTCGGCAACCTGTTCATCCTGGTGCTCGAAGGCGGCATTGTGATGATTCAGGTGATGCGTTTGCAGTATTACGAAGGCTTCTCGCGCTACTTCTCTGGCGATGGCCATGAGTTCGCGCCCCTGCGGCTGAGGCTCGGCGGAACTCCGGGAAAGTCATAA
- a CDS encoding V0D/AC39 family V-type ATPase subunit — MSAAAHAYLNTRVSVMSTRLLTPERANNLLGLELPELTERLELQAVIEDQLSAHAKVRALEQALIQTLLADVSVLIRPMNPAERALVLSWARRYALFNLKTLIRGKLYDLDPEAIRRDLYDLPPGLRLRRDELFRTENVLELLRVLEQGPFSLLARQAREVYEQKREPFALEAAIDQQYYSDLARQTMRFQGDSLQPLRRLIGALLDRVDLLWMLRFRFAYSFSPSETFYQLVPSPRLLHRERLLDLVNRENLRQLLDALPEPLATRMADAEDLIEVQRRVVAHQAEETRHILTQSASGVARALAYLMLREMDLMLLFALLQGGLLGLPRDVIKSAVDPHAFGAAANAATGSSPLAAAA, encoded by the coding sequence ATGAGCGCTGCCGCGCACGCTTACCTCAATACCCGAGTCTCGGTCATGAGCACCCGACTGCTCACTCCCGAGCGGGCCAACAATCTGCTTGGGCTTGAACTGCCGGAGCTGACCGAGCGCCTGGAGTTGCAAGCGGTGATCGAGGACCAGCTCTCCGCGCATGCCAAGGTGCGCGCGCTCGAGCAGGCACTGATCCAGACCCTGCTTGCCGACGTCTCTGTGCTGATCCGCCCGATGAACCCGGCCGAACGCGCCCTGGTGCTGAGTTGGGCGCGGCGTTATGCGTTGTTCAACCTCAAGACATTGATCCGCGGCAAGCTCTATGACCTTGACCCCGAGGCCATTCGCCGCGATCTCTACGACCTGCCGCCTGGATTGCGCTTGCGCCGCGATGAGCTGTTCCGCACCGAGAACGTGCTGGAGCTGTTGCGCGTGCTCGAGCAAGGCCCCTTCAGCCTTTTGGCCCGCCAGGCGCGCGAGGTCTATGAGCAAAAGCGCGAGCCCTTCGCGCTTGAGGCCGCGATCGACCAGCAGTACTACAGCGACCTGGCGCGCCAGACCATGCGCTTTCAGGGCGACAGCCTGCAGCCGCTACGACGGCTGATCGGCGCGCTACTCGACCGCGTGGATCTTTTGTGGATGCTGCGCTTTCGCTTTGCCTATAGCTTCTCCCCGAGCGAGACCTTCTATCAGCTGGTGCCCTCGCCGCGTCTGCTCCATCGCGAACGCCTGCTCGATCTGGTCAACCGCGAGAATCTGCGCCAGCTGCTTGATGCGCTGCCCGAGCCGCTGGCAACGCGCATGGCTGACGCAGAGGATCTGATTGAGGTCCAGCGCCGCGTTGTTGCTCATCAGGCCGAGGAGACGCGCCATATCCTGACCCAGAGCGCCTCCGGCGTAGCGCGCGCCCTGGCCTACCTGATGCTGCGTGAAATGGACCTCATGTTACTCTTCGCGCTGCTGCAAGGCGGGCTACTCGGATTGCCGCGGGATGTCATCAAAAGCGCGGTCGACCCCCATGCCTTCGGCGCCGCGGCCAATGCCGCGACCGGCAGTAGCCCCCTGGCGGCAGCCGCGTGA
- a CDS encoding ATPase: MDDTLKRLLDAEVRAEQIAQDAEREQERVIQQAMQDARATEERFRASIPELHRGQIDKADERAEQTIAELHRRYDERHIQLRDMAEQREAEALDAAFALLTDTRL, translated from the coding sequence ATGGATGACACCCTAAAACGCCTGCTTGACGCCGAGGTCCGCGCCGAGCAGATCGCCCAGGATGCCGAGCGCGAGCAGGAGCGTGTGATCCAGCAGGCCATGCAGGACGCGCGCGCCACCGAGGAACGCTTCCGCGCGTCCATTCCTGAGCTGCACCGGGGCCAAATCGACAAGGCTGACGAGCGCGCCGAGCAGACGATTGCTGAGCTGCACCGCCGCTACGACGAGCGCCACATTCAGCTGCGCGACATGGCCGAGCAGCGCGAGGCCGAGGCGCTGGATGCTGCATTCGCGCTGCTGACCGACACCCGGCTCTAG
- a CDS encoding MlaA family lipoprotein yields MRQSKFQLTWARLSLLPGLLLIVSITIGCASVPEEYRDPRDPWQPYNRAMFKFNTDFDNAFIKPTAQAYQLIMPEPVNRSVTNFFDNVADATSAVNNLLQFKLSRTGSDVGRVLVNTTVGVLGLFDVATNMGIPSYKEDFGQTLGYWGFANGPYFIMPIIGPSTVRDTFGFAGDVVIDPFFSVNKEEIYWGFVGLRVIDKRAGLLTASEIFDQAAIDRYSFVRDAYLQQRANEVKDGDPSDDAIDQDIWDLGVVE; encoded by the coding sequence ATGAGGCAATCCAAATTCCAACTGACCTGGGCAAGGCTGAGCCTGCTGCCCGGCCTCCTCTTGATTGTATCGATCACCATCGGCTGCGCGTCCGTGCCAGAGGAGTACCGCGACCCGCGCGACCCCTGGCAGCCCTACAATCGGGCCATGTTCAAGTTCAACACCGACTTCGACAACGCCTTTATCAAGCCCACGGCCCAGGCATACCAACTGATCATGCCGGAGCCGGTGAACCGCAGCGTCACCAACTTCTTCGACAATGTTGCCGATGCGACCTCAGCAGTGAACAACCTGCTGCAGTTCAAGCTCTCACGCACCGGCAGCGATGTCGGGCGGGTGCTGGTGAACACCACCGTCGGCGTACTCGGGCTCTTCGATGTGGCCACCAACATGGGCATCCCGAGCTACAAGGAGGATTTCGGTCAAACGCTCGGCTACTGGGGCTTTGCCAACGGCCCTTACTTCATCATGCCCATCATCGGCCCCAGCACGGTGCGCGACACCTTCGGCTTTGCCGGCGATGTGGTCATCGACCCCTTCTTCAGCGTCAACAAAGAAGAAATTTACTGGGGCTTTGTCGGATTACGGGTCATCGACAAACGTGCCGGCTTGCTGACCGCGAGCGAGATATTCGATCAAGCGGCGATCGATCGCTACAGCTTCGTGCGTGATGCTTACCTGCAGCAACGCGCCAACGAGGTGAAGGATGGCGATCCGAGCGATGACGCGATCGACCAGGATATTTGGGATCTTGGTGTCGTTGAGTGA
- a CDS encoding DUF302 domain-containing protein produces MPVAAAEGGSAAVYESDSSFDDVMDGLRLAIEERGLFINNIMHMSEMLERTGADLGADRPLFGQAHSVEFCSAVLSRRMIAEDPSRVVNCPFIIAVYTLPDEPDKTFVAHRRFGADEVSGSEVMGEVAAMLKNISEQAVSW; encoded by the coding sequence ATGCCGGTCGCGGCAGCGGAGGGCGGCTCGGCCGCGGTCTATGAGAGTGACAGCAGTTTTGACGACGTGATGGACGGACTGCGCCTCGCCATCGAAGAGCGCGGACTGTTCATCAACAACATCATGCACATGAGCGAGATGCTCGAGCGCACCGGGGCCGATCTTGGTGCTGATCGCCCGCTCTTCGGGCAAGCGCATTCGGTAGAGTTCTGCAGTGCGGTTCTGTCGCGACGCATGATTGCCGAAGACCCGTCGCGCGTGGTCAACTGCCCGTTCATCATTGCGGTCTACACCCTGCCGGATGAGCCGGACAAGACCTTTGTTGCACACCGCCGCTTCGGTGCCGACGAGGTATCAGGCAGCGAGGTGATGGGCGAGGTGGCGGCCATGCTCAAGAACATTTCCGAACAGGCTGTGAGCTGGTGA
- the hypB gene encoding hydrogenase nickel incorporation protein HypB — MCDTCGCNVTPGNAHLVTGDGRHARTADGQASVEVLSNLLGENNHQAAHNRQHFAAHGVLAINLMSSPGAGKTSLLEATIDALAGETRIAVIEGDLETENDAERIRARGVPAIQIATGSACHLDAHLVHDALHHLDLEQIDLLFIENVGNLVCPASFDLGQHRHVALLSVPEGDDKPAKYPVMFRTADLVLLTKTDLLPVLEDFSPDRAETYLRQLATEVPFLQVASRGKAPDIAPWLDWLRAQLSAARADMELQAQHVPHAHHHDHGHGHQHTHHHAHHHGPHHAHGHSHHD, encoded by the coding sequence ATGTGCGATACCTGCGGTTGTAATGTCACGCCCGGCAACGCGCATCTGGTGACCGGCGACGGCCGCCATGCGCGCACCGCGGATGGTCAGGCCAGCGTCGAGGTGCTGAGCAATTTGCTTGGTGAGAACAATCATCAAGCCGCGCATAACCGCCAGCATTTTGCGGCGCATGGTGTGTTGGCGATCAATCTGATGTCCTCACCAGGAGCGGGTAAGACTAGCCTGCTTGAGGCCACGATCGATGCCCTGGCCGGGGAGACGCGCATCGCGGTCATTGAGGGCGATCTTGAGACCGAAAATGACGCCGAGCGCATTCGTGCCCGCGGCGTTCCGGCCATTCAGATCGCCACCGGCAGCGCCTGCCATCTTGATGCGCATCTTGTGCATGACGCGCTGCATCATCTCGATCTGGAGCAGATCGACCTGCTGTTCATTGAGAATGTCGGCAATCTGGTCTGCCCGGCCAGCTTCGATCTCGGCCAGCATCGTCATGTGGCATTGCTGTCGGTGCCGGAGGGCGATGACAAGCCGGCCAAATATCCGGTGATGTTCCGCACCGCCGACCTGGTCCTGCTGACCAAAACCGATCTGCTGCCGGTGCTGGAGGATTTCTCCCCGGATCGCGCGGAGACCTATCTGCGCCAGCTCGCCACCGAGGTGCCCTTTTTGCAGGTCGCGTCACGCGGCAAAGCGCCGGACATCGCGCCCTGGCTGGACTGGCTGCGCGCACAGCTGTCCGCAGCACGGGCCGACATGGAGCTCCAAGCGCAGCATGTTCCGCACGCTCACCACCATGATCACGGGCATGGCCACCAGCACACCCATCATCATGCGCACCATCATGGTCCTCATCATGCACATGGCCACTCTCACCATGATTGA